From the genome of Streptomyces sp. NBC_01116, one region includes:
- a CDS encoding phage tail protein, whose translation MAEGDALSTHVFGVQLGGYLVESIQEISGLTVEEEVVEVRQVTAEGKQIIRKQPGARQAGEVTITRGLDQSSEFTTWIKETLNNGAVDTARQNLTIEIKDSTGETVRRIQLMQGWASKWEGPSLKAGESSAATETVTITFEEIVVE comes from the coding sequence ATGGCAGAGGGCGACGCTCTTTCCACCCACGTCTTCGGCGTACAGCTCGGCGGTTATCTCGTGGAGTCCATCCAGGAGATCAGCGGCCTGACCGTCGAGGAAGAAGTCGTCGAGGTCCGTCAGGTGACCGCCGAGGGCAAGCAGATCATCCGCAAGCAGCCGGGCGCCCGGCAGGCGGGCGAGGTGACGATCACCCGCGGGCTCGACCAGAGCAGCGAGTTCACCACCTGGATCAAGGAGACCCTCAACAACGGGGCCGTCGACACCGCGCGGCAGAACCTCACGATCGAGATCAAGGACTCGACCGGTGAGACCGTCCGCCGCATCCAGCTGATGCAGGGCTGGGCCTCCAAGTGGGAGGGCCCCTCCCTCAAGGCCGGCGAGTCCAGCGCGGCGACCGAGACGGTGACCATCACCTTCGAGGAGATCGTGGTCGAATGA
- a CDS encoding phage tail sheath family protein: protein MPSYLTPGVYVEEVQSGARPIEGVGTAVAAFVGFAGTGPFHQPTLVTNWDQYVQTFGAFTADTYLAHAVYGFFANGGGAAYVVRIGGPAEGTAQGAVAQAPAPVALGGFLVSAKPGTGADLSVEITDAEGENPPEDRFRLLVRQAGKAVETYDVSTRKNVKGYLVTQARDSKFVQVTEQPGTAQSRPEKQTVALAPAAAGAPGSGVARLDASEYVGDASARTGFSGLEAIDEITMVAVPDLMSAFQRGDIDAEGVKTVQLAVISHCEQMGDRVAVLDTPPGMNAQRVRTWRNEDAGYDSRYAALYYPWVKVFDPASGRNSLVPPSGHVAGVWARSDNERGVHKAPANEVIRGAVDLEIRLSKGEQDLLNPIGVNCVRAFPGRGIRIWGARTLSSDPAWRYLNVRRLFNYLEESILLGTQWVVFEPNDDRLWSSIRRNVTAFLTEEWRRGALFGRTAEEAFYVRCDRSNNPQESIDLGQVVCEIGVAPVKPAEFVIFRLSQFSDSTSLVDE, encoded by the coding sequence ATGCCGTCGTACCTCACCCCCGGTGTTTACGTGGAGGAGGTGCAGTCCGGAGCGCGGCCCATCGAGGGTGTCGGCACCGCGGTCGCAGCCTTCGTCGGCTTCGCGGGGACGGGCCCCTTCCACCAGCCGACGCTGGTGACCAACTGGGACCAGTACGTGCAGACGTTCGGCGCCTTCACCGCCGACACCTATCTGGCGCACGCCGTCTACGGCTTCTTCGCCAACGGCGGCGGCGCGGCCTACGTCGTGCGCATCGGCGGCCCCGCGGAGGGCACGGCCCAGGGCGCGGTCGCCCAGGCCCCCGCTCCCGTCGCGCTCGGCGGGTTCCTCGTCTCGGCCAAGCCCGGCACGGGCGCCGACCTCTCCGTGGAGATCACCGACGCCGAGGGCGAGAACCCCCCGGAGGACCGCTTCCGGCTGCTGGTGCGCCAGGCCGGCAAGGCCGTGGAGACGTACGACGTCTCGACCCGCAAGAACGTCAAGGGCTATCTGGTCACCCAGGCCCGCGACTCCAAGTTCGTCCAGGTCACCGAGCAGCCCGGCACGGCCCAGAGCCGCCCCGAGAAGCAGACCGTCGCCCTCGCCCCCGCCGCCGCGGGCGCCCCGGGATCCGGTGTGGCGCGGCTCGACGCCTCGGAGTACGTGGGTGACGCCTCCGCGCGTACCGGGTTCTCCGGCCTCGAAGCGATCGACGAGATCACGATGGTCGCCGTCCCGGACCTGATGAGCGCCTTCCAGCGCGGCGACATCGACGCCGAGGGCGTCAAGACCGTACAGCTGGCGGTCATCTCGCACTGCGAGCAGATGGGCGACCGGGTCGCCGTCCTCGACACCCCGCCGGGCATGAACGCCCAGCGGGTGCGCACCTGGCGCAACGAGGACGCCGGTTACGACTCGCGCTACGCGGCTCTCTACTACCCGTGGGTCAAGGTCTTCGACCCGGCGAGCGGCCGCAACTCCCTGGTCCCGCCGAGCGGTCACGTGGCCGGCGTCTGGGCGCGCAGCGACAACGAGCGCGGCGTCCACAAGGCCCCCGCCAACGAGGTCATCCGGGGCGCGGTCGACCTGGAGATCCGCCTCAGCAAGGGCGAGCAGGACCTCCTCAACCCGATCGGCGTGAACTGCGTACGCGCCTTCCCCGGCCGCGGCATCCGCATCTGGGGCGCGCGCACCCTCTCGTCCGACCCGGCCTGGCGCTACCTCAACGTGCGCCGCCTCTTCAACTACCTGGAGGAGTCGATCCTCCTGGGCACGCAGTGGGTGGTGTTCGAGCCGAACGACGACCGCCTCTGGTCGAGCATCCGGCGCAACGTCACCGCCTTCCTCACCGAGGAGTGGCGCCGGGGCGCGTTGTTCGGCCGCACGGCCGAGGAGGCGTTCTACGTCCGGTGCGACCGGAGCAACAACCCGCAGGAGTCGATCGACCTCGGTCAGGTCGTCTGCGAGATCGGGGTGGCCCCGGTGAAGCCCGCGGAGTTCGTGATCTTCCGCCTCTCGCAGTTCTCCGACAGCACCAGCCTCGTCGACGAGTGA
- a CDS encoding hydrolytic protein, translating into MTVSPGGTATTALTVRNDGDIVEAYTLEVVGDCAAWSTVEPARVSLYPGTSETVTLTFAPPRSHEVRAGETPLAVRVLPAERPESVVVPEGTVTVEPFHELRTELEPRRRRGWLGARFGAAVQNRGNTPVDVVLAGKQAGEDLRLAFTPDRKRLEPGESAEVRLKVRALKLIWFGEPVTWPFEVRATEGAEGEAEDEQPGGPEPVPGEFAQIPVLPKWLLIVLAALLALLLAWFALVRPAVKSTAEQAGTKAAQKENERGKEQGSTPPGGAENPAGGQGEGAGPDGTGPGTGGSGPGGSGPGGSGGGGNTGAGGGGGGAQHSRTIDVKTPAGSSKEGAYKVPAGKVFGVTDIVVANFQGDEGIVTISFGENKITTIALETFRNQDYHWVTPIQVPENATVTASVTCAKPGTPATGTQASGCHQVLNVSGELSDLAR; encoded by the coding sequence GTGACGGTGTCGCCTGGCGGTACCGCGACGACCGCCCTGACCGTGCGCAACGACGGCGACATCGTCGAGGCCTACACCCTCGAAGTGGTCGGCGACTGCGCTGCCTGGAGCACCGTCGAGCCGGCGCGTGTGTCGCTGTACCCGGGCACCTCCGAGACGGTGACCCTGACGTTCGCCCCGCCGCGCTCCCACGAGGTCCGGGCGGGCGAGACCCCCCTGGCCGTACGGGTGCTGCCCGCGGAGCGGCCCGAGTCGGTGGTGGTCCCCGAGGGCACGGTGACCGTGGAGCCCTTCCACGAGCTCCGCACGGAGCTGGAGCCGCGCCGGCGCCGGGGCTGGCTGGGCGCCCGCTTCGGCGCCGCGGTGCAGAACAGGGGGAACACCCCGGTCGATGTGGTCCTCGCGGGCAAGCAGGCGGGGGAGGATCTGCGGCTGGCCTTCACGCCGGACAGGAAGCGGCTGGAGCCCGGGGAGTCCGCGGAGGTCCGGCTGAAGGTCCGGGCCCTGAAGCTGATCTGGTTCGGCGAACCCGTCACCTGGCCGTTCGAGGTCCGGGCGACCGAGGGCGCCGAGGGGGAGGCCGAGGACGAGCAGCCCGGTGGACCCGAGCCGGTGCCCGGGGAGTTCGCCCAGATACCGGTGCTTCCCAAGTGGCTGCTGATCGTGCTGGCGGCGCTGCTGGCCCTGCTGCTCGCATGGTTCGCCCTGGTGCGGCCCGCGGTGAAGAGCACGGCCGAGCAGGCGGGGACGAAGGCCGCGCAGAAGGAGAACGAGCGGGGCAAGGAGCAGGGGTCGACGCCGCCCGGCGGCGCGGAGAACCCGGCAGGAGGTCAGGGAGAGGGGGCCGGTCCGGACGGAACGGGCCCCGGTACGGGCGGTTCCGGGCCGGGCGGCTCCGGACCGGGTGGCTCCGGCGGAGGCGGGAACACCGGGGCGGGCGGTGGCGGTGGCGGCGCGCAGCACTCCAGGACCATCGACGTGAAGACCCCGGCGGGAAGCTCCAAGGAGGGCGCCTACAAGGTTCCGGCCGGGAAGGTGTTCGGCGTCACCGACATCGTCGTGGCGAACTTCCAGGGGGACGAGGGCATCGTGACGATCTCCTTCGGAGAGAACAAGATCACGACGATCGCGCTGGAAACCTTCCGCAACCAGGACTATCACTGGGTCACCCCCATTCAGGTTCCGGAGAACGCCACCGTCACCGCTTCCGTCACCTGTGCCAAGCCCGGCACTCCGGCCACCGGTACGCAGGCTTCCGGGTGCCATCAGGTTCTGAATGTCAGCGGCGAACTGAGCGATCTCGCACGATAG
- a CDS encoding response regulator transcription factor, whose product MTTITDTTNSTASGTATRGHYRRPDASHRRTAGSGGAPGGRVSVAVYAEDLILQTGMIHQLRVRPEIELLPEAEADRAQVSLVVVDMVDDPTVQLLHRLQRNTSTRTGLVVGFFESGALQTMIECGVAAVLRRGEADQDRLVHLVRAMANGEGVLPGDLLGKLLDHVSSLQRTVLDPRGLTLSTLTAREAEMIRLVSEGCDTAEIAQKTSYSERTVKNVLHEVATRLELRNRAHAVGYAMRHGLI is encoded by the coding sequence ATGACGACGATCACGGACACGACGAACAGCACGGCGAGCGGCACGGCGACGCGCGGGCACTACCGCAGGCCCGACGCCTCGCACCGCCGTACGGCCGGCTCCGGGGGAGCGCCCGGGGGCAGGGTCTCCGTGGCGGTGTACGCGGAGGACCTGATCCTGCAGACCGGCATGATCCACCAACTGCGCGTGCGGCCCGAGATAGAACTGCTGCCGGAGGCCGAGGCGGACCGGGCCCAGGTCTCCCTGGTCGTGGTGGACATGGTGGACGATCCCACCGTCCAGCTCCTGCACCGCCTCCAGCGCAACACCTCCACCCGCACCGGGCTGGTCGTCGGGTTCTTCGAGTCGGGCGCCCTCCAGACGATGATCGAGTGCGGGGTCGCCGCCGTCCTCCGGCGCGGTGAGGCCGACCAGGACCGGCTCGTCCACCTGGTACGGGCGATGGCCAACGGCGAGGGCGTCCTGCCGGGCGATCTGCTCGGCAAGCTCCTCGACCACGTCAGCTCCCTCCAGCGGACGGTGCTCGACCCCCGGGGGCTCACGCTCTCCACCCTCACCGCGCGCGAGGCGGAGATGATCCGGCTGGTCTCGGAGGGCTGCGACACCGCGGAGATCGCGCAGAAGACCTCGTACTCCGAACGCACCGTCAAGAACGTGCTGCACGAGGTCGCGACCCGGCTCGAACTGCGCAACCGGGCCCACGCGGTGGGCTACGCGATGCGACACGGGCTGATCTGA
- a CDS encoding esterase/lipase family protein — translation MGSELYDTVTKKVLWGLAHPQWLAKAWLTRDGLAPLHLTPEERAGEHGRVQPRRLLRTPVWIPFVRGIEPYHKLTRAVEETVAHPDAVLPFPYDWRLPVEVNARLLAAEARKHLERWRGHRAHTAARRRALDEREGRLVFVAHSMGGLVTHAALTLGFDDDLAADTRGVMTLGTPFRGSVVAANILNAAQGAPLPLPHRRLAALAATMPGVHDLLPRFVCLEEGAGARRLAPSDVGALGGDEELAKTSGEFLDRLAGHELPRHRPVAGVHQDTVQSLRLENGEVLASEYCFRTHRDGELRRDENGVALRFGARGDGTVHRDSASVKGGAVPIALQHGALASGRAARHAVVDFLLEEDDLGPDMADEGVGLTVPDYVTPGAAWSLRITGTDDPSGIDCTVAAVDGPVRRQVRPYAEDGDALTADVELPEAGLYRVTVEADRLPSPLTQLVFAGPDGTRPPER, via the coding sequence ATGGGGAGCGAGCTGTACGACACCGTCACCAAAAAAGTGCTCTGGGGGCTGGCGCATCCCCAGTGGCTCGCCAAGGCCTGGCTGACCCGGGACGGTCTCGCCCCGCTGCATCTCACGCCGGAGGAACGGGCCGGGGAGCACGGGCGGGTCCAGCCGCGCAGGCTCCTGCGGACCCCGGTGTGGATCCCGTTCGTACGGGGCATCGAGCCGTACCACAAGCTGACCCGGGCGGTCGAGGAGACCGTCGCCCATCCCGACGCGGTGCTGCCGTTCCCCTACGACTGGCGGCTGCCGGTCGAGGTCAACGCCCGGCTCCTCGCGGCGGAGGCGCGCAAGCACCTGGAGCGGTGGCGCGGGCACCGGGCCCACACCGCGGCCCGCCGCCGGGCGCTCGACGAGCGCGAGGGGCGGCTCGTCTTCGTCGCCCACTCCATGGGCGGGCTCGTCACCCATGCGGCGCTCACCCTGGGCTTCGACGACGACCTGGCGGCCGACACCCGGGGTGTCATGACGCTGGGGACGCCGTTCAGGGGCTCCGTGGTCGCGGCGAACATCCTCAACGCCGCGCAGGGCGCGCCGCTGCCGCTGCCGCACCGCAGGCTCGCCGCCCTGGCCGCCACGATGCCGGGCGTCCATGACCTGCTGCCCCGGTTCGTCTGCCTGGAGGAGGGCGCCGGGGCGCGCCGGCTCGCTCCGTCGGACGTCGGGGCGCTCGGCGGCGACGAGGAACTCGCCAAGACGTCCGGGGAGTTCCTCGACCGGCTGGCCGGGCACGAACTGCCCCGCCACCGGCCGGTCGCCGGGGTGCACCAGGACACGGTGCAGTCCCTGCGGCTGGAGAACGGCGAGGTCCTGGCGTCCGAGTACTGCTTCCGCACCCATCGGGACGGTGAGTTGAGGCGTGACGAGAACGGGGTGGCTCTCCGCTTCGGCGCCCGGGGGGACGGCACGGTCCACCGGGATTCGGCGTCCGTGAAGGGCGGGGCGGTCCCGATCGCGCTCCAGCACGGTGCGCTGGCGAGCGGCCGGGCGGCCCGGCACGCGGTCGTCGACTTCCTCCTGGAGGAGGACGACCTCGGCCCGGACATGGCCGACGAGGGCGTCGGCCTGACGGTCCCGGACTACGTGACGCCGGGGGCAGCCTGGTCGCTCCGGATCACCGGGACCGACGACCCGTCCGGGATCGACTGCACGGTGGCCGCGGTCGACGGGCCCGTCCGCCGCCAGGTCCGTCCGTACGCGGAGGACGGCGACGCGCTGACGGCGGACGTGGAACTCCCCGAGGCCGGGCTGTACCGCGTCACGGTGGAGGCCGACCGGCTGCCCTCGCCGCTGACGCAGCTGGTGTTCGCGGGCCCCGACGGCACCCGGCCGCCGGAGCGCTGA
- a CDS encoding AAA family ATPase, whose product MRNTVGELGRNQAAEQSEAERTLLTLAVRDYGDGDESFTAGIDEQLDVVAEWWSSPGASAGFHQIPAPTVTGRAHVEDFLRKHRVREMKGEALVLFITGHGVAGSRTHFLKLPDSEKGRHLNTSVRTTDLITAALDSHAKNVLVIVNTCYAGKISGEIDELVEDIRAERRNTCQLDVLVTCGHDRPVQVRRFSTLLRDAFERLRTTAGITTPHLRVVDLMSEFERGLDPADRKKHRLHRVVDGSGVLTPTPCIPNPGYRRVRETAGADGRHAGPAGDYWLDRATGRTQDEDPGWYFRGREDLNRSIAAFLSPARTRGVLLVTGSAGSGKSAVLARAVVLSDPAFRDDPLCKTALDLSAPDTVPAADSITGAVLARHRGAAQLAHDILEALGETPRRVRSTEDPVVAAAQQILAVLRGREEAVTLVIDGLDEADERQRIIEDVLAPLNEFCAPRLDQVPVPRLDGEPFAAPEPGLRLLIGVRSSRPLSEPSVEPPEEEQGHNEALKAVFPTAEEQRTDDEASEKDIAEYLHALICEGGGHRASAEDAARLVAPVVWPSFIDARIAGEQLRSAEDPAAVARQPEWQRMLNNGTEGLLKRDLVLVEGDGLPSEVALALLRAAAFAGGAGIPWSTIWPQMARVLLGRPLPDWDEMIAKLLKSRLNGYLAHDHEDDRRVYRPAHETLAEALRDVDTDWLGRGGAA is encoded by the coding sequence ATGCGTAACACGGTGGGGGAGTTAGGGCGGAATCAGGCCGCCGAGCAGAGCGAGGCGGAGCGGACCCTGCTCACGCTGGCCGTACGCGACTACGGCGACGGCGACGAGAGCTTCACCGCGGGCATCGACGAACAACTGGACGTCGTCGCCGAGTGGTGGTCCTCGCCGGGCGCCTCCGCCGGGTTCCACCAGATCCCCGCCCCGACCGTGACGGGGCGCGCGCACGTCGAGGACTTCCTCCGGAAGCACCGGGTACGGGAGATGAAGGGCGAGGCGCTGGTCCTGTTCATCACCGGCCACGGGGTGGCGGGCTCCCGGACACACTTCCTGAAGCTGCCCGACTCCGAGAAGGGGCGCCACCTCAACACCTCCGTCCGCACCACGGACCTCATCACCGCGGCACTCGACTCCCACGCCAAGAACGTCCTGGTCATCGTCAACACCTGTTACGCCGGAAAGATCAGCGGCGAGATCGACGAACTGGTCGAGGACATCCGCGCCGAACGGCGCAACACCTGCCAGCTCGACGTCCTCGTCACCTGCGGTCACGACCGGCCCGTCCAGGTCAGGCGGTTCTCCACCCTGCTGCGCGACGCGTTCGAACGGCTCCGCACCACCGCGGGCATCACCACGCCCCACCTCCGCGTCGTCGACCTCATGTCGGAGTTCGAACGGGGACTGGACCCGGCGGACCGCAAGAAGCACCGGCTCCACCGGGTGGTCGACGGCAGCGGCGTCCTCACCCCCACCCCCTGCATCCCCAACCCCGGATACCGCCGGGTGCGCGAAACGGCCGGCGCGGACGGACGGCACGCGGGACCGGCCGGCGACTACTGGCTCGACCGGGCCACGGGGCGCACCCAGGACGAGGACCCCGGCTGGTACTTCCGGGGCCGCGAGGACCTCAACCGCAGCATCGCGGCCTTCCTCAGCCCGGCCCGCACCCGCGGGGTCCTCCTCGTCACCGGCAGCGCGGGCAGCGGCAAGTCCGCCGTGCTCGCCCGCGCCGTCGTCCTGAGCGACCCCGCGTTCCGCGACGACCCCCTCTGCAAGACGGCGCTCGACCTGTCCGCGCCCGACACCGTCCCCGCGGCCGACTCCATCACCGGGGCGGTCCTGGCCCGGCACCGGGGCGCGGCGCAGCTGGCCCACGACATCCTCGAAGCCCTGGGGGAGACGCCCCGCCGGGTCAGGTCGACCGAGGACCCGGTCGTCGCGGCGGCCCAGCAGATCCTGGCCGTGCTCCGGGGCCGTGAGGAAGCGGTCACCCTCGTCATCGACGGTCTCGACGAGGCGGACGAACGGCAGCGCATCATCGAGGACGTGCTGGCGCCGCTCAACGAGTTCTGCGCGCCGCGGCTGGACCAGGTCCCCGTACCGCGGCTCGACGGCGAGCCGTTCGCCGCCCCGGAACCCGGCCTGCGGCTGCTGATCGGCGTGCGCTCCAGCCGCCCCCTCAGCGAACCGTCCGTGGAACCGCCCGAGGAGGAGCAGGGACACAACGAAGCGCTGAAGGCCGTCTTCCCGACGGCCGAGGAGCAGCGTACGGACGATGAGGCCAGCGAGAAGGACATCGCCGAGTATCTGCACGCCCTCATCTGCGAGGGCGGTGGGCACCGCGCGTCGGCCGAGGACGCGGCCCGGCTGGTCGCACCCGTCGTCTGGCCCTCCTTCATCGACGCGCGCATAGCCGGGGAACAGCTCCGCTCCGCCGAGGACCCCGCCGCCGTCGCCCGGCAGCCGGAGTGGCAGAGGATGCTGAACAACGGCACGGAAGGGCTCCTCAAGCGCGACCTCGTGCTGGTCGAGGGCGACGGGCTGCCCTCCGAGGTGGCGCTCGCCCTCCTGCGCGCCGCCGCCTTCGCCGGGGGAGCGGGCATCCCCTGGTCCACCATCTGGCCGCAGATGGCCCGGGTGCTGCTCGGCCGGCCCCTGCCGGACTGGGACGAGATGATCGCGAAGCTGCTCAAGAGCCGGCTCAACGGCTATCTGGCCCACGACCACGAGGACGACCGGCGGGTCTACCGGCCCGCCCACGAAACGCTGGCCGAGGCCCTGCGCGACGTCGACACGGACTGGCTCGGCCGGGGCGGGGCGGCATGA
- a CDS encoding WD40 repeat domain-containing protein encodes MSGPAGDDRHAEIHRQLAAALAELVPDDPSIPPHPYLRRHLAQHAAQGRVLDDTHVPPALLPWESSSGLGRLLAGEGDRPAHQQWLQAWATLEPYSRDLSPLSRLSSLHLAHHAAMSRDTPSPRPGTRQTPFDRSPVTPLWSDCASPDNVWALNDADVVSLTSAVPRPRAPHQALLVTGDDHGVVRVLRRDGSASAPPITLHEGAVAHLLTLPEGIVATGSTDGAVAILDAFRGRAIGPVARRTGAWVTSLTLHRPQTGAPVLLAAWSDGHLAAFNTATLHRADVPLPPPAPAAALLGGTTRPDGGPLLIARHDTVADFDGVATRVRSRHPAPVRTLVALAEPGSYAVGDADGNLSVHSAGSDPRTHSVRATTGGAVTSLAVVTVEGRETLASGGADGTVRLWRPGSLEPVGDSLQAHAEAVTALTALPERSGTRLITAGSDRTIRNWPLAGATFLHGRARWNRVTASALSPGPAHLLAATEGTTTLVRNIGTGEKRPVILDEPVTALAWARPHHRLMLAAALSDNSIALHTLGPGDDRTPPPRLRGHYSPALTLLALPGGDGPALLASGSADGTVRLWDLDDHRGVAVFDDHRFSVRCLASTRTDDGVLLASGGSDGNLRVWDVAALAQRGPTIRCGQNIVNDVAFARPRGGAGLRMVTAGQNGTLRLWDPDSASGHLAEFAPGDGELNAVTAFRGLGGRVVLAAAGATGIHLWDPAADRLLLQIVTGHAVSALRTAPQPEGDPSTVLLATGEAGTMIFRVHHDQLRPDRP; translated from the coding sequence ATGAGCGGGCCCGCCGGCGACGACCGGCACGCGGAGATCCACCGCCAACTGGCCGCCGCGCTCGCCGAACTCGTCCCCGACGACCCCAGCATCCCGCCCCACCCCTATCTGCGGCGGCACCTTGCCCAGCACGCCGCCCAGGGCCGCGTCCTGGACGACACGCACGTGCCGCCCGCCCTGCTGCCCTGGGAGTCGAGTTCCGGGCTCGGCCGCCTGCTGGCGGGGGAGGGGGACCGGCCGGCCCATCAGCAGTGGCTCCAGGCCTGGGCCACGCTGGAGCCCTACTCCCGTGATCTCAGCCCGCTGTCCCGGCTGTCCAGCCTGCACCTGGCGCACCACGCGGCGATGTCACGGGACACGCCGTCGCCGCGGCCGGGCACCCGGCAGACGCCGTTCGACCGCTCGCCCGTCACGCCGCTGTGGAGCGACTGCGCGAGCCCGGACAACGTGTGGGCGCTCAACGACGCCGACGTCGTCTCCCTGACGTCGGCCGTCCCCCGCCCGCGGGCACCCCACCAGGCCCTGCTGGTCACCGGGGACGACCACGGCGTCGTGCGCGTCCTGAGGCGCGACGGCTCCGCGTCCGCACCGCCGATCACCCTGCACGAAGGGGCCGTCGCCCACCTGTTGACCCTGCCCGAGGGGATCGTCGCCACCGGCAGCACCGACGGCGCCGTGGCGATCCTCGACGCCTTCCGCGGCCGGGCGATCGGTCCGGTCGCGCGACGCACCGGGGCCTGGGTCACCTCGCTCACGCTCCACCGGCCGCAGACCGGGGCCCCGGTGCTCCTCGCCGCCTGGAGCGACGGCCACCTCGCCGCGTTCAACACGGCGACCCTGCACCGGGCCGACGTCCCGCTGCCCCCGCCGGCCCCCGCGGCGGCCCTCCTGGGCGGCACGACACGGCCGGACGGCGGACCGCTGCTCATCGCCCGGCACGACACCGTCGCCGACTTCGACGGCGTCGCCACCCGGGTCCGCTCCCGTCATCCCGCACCCGTCCGCACCCTGGTCGCACTGGCGGAGCCCGGGAGTTACGCGGTGGGCGACGCCGACGGCAACCTCTCCGTGCACAGCGCCGGGTCCGACCCCCGTACGCACTCCGTCCGGGCCACGACGGGCGGCGCGGTCACCTCCCTCGCCGTCGTCACCGTCGAGGGCCGCGAAACCCTCGCCTCCGGTGGCGCCGACGGCACCGTCCGCCTCTGGCGGCCCGGGAGCCTGGAACCCGTCGGTGATTCCCTGCAGGCGCACGCCGAGGCGGTCACCGCCCTCACCGCCCTGCCCGAGCGCTCCGGAACCCGCCTGATCACCGCCGGATCCGACCGCACGATCCGCAACTGGCCGCTGGCCGGGGCCACGTTCCTCCACGGGCGGGCCAGGTGGAACCGCGTCACCGCCAGCGCCCTGTCCCCCGGACCCGCACATCTCCTCGCCGCGACCGAGGGCACCACCACGCTCGTCCGGAACATCGGCACCGGCGAGAAGCGGCCCGTCATCCTCGACGAGCCCGTCACCGCCCTCGCCTGGGCCCGTCCGCACCACCGCCTGATGCTGGCCGCCGCCCTCAGCGACAACAGCATCGCGCTCCACACCCTCGGCCCCGGCGACGACCGCACGCCGCCGCCGCGGCTGCGCGGACACTACTCACCCGCCCTCACCCTCCTCGCGCTGCCCGGCGGCGACGGTCCCGCCCTGCTGGCCAGCGGCAGCGCGGACGGAACCGTACGACTGTGGGACCTCGACGACCACCGCGGCGTGGCCGTCTTCGACGACCACCGGTTCAGCGTCCGCTGCCTGGCCTCCACCCGTACCGACGACGGCGTCCTCCTCGCGTCCGGCGGCAGCGACGGAAACCTCCGCGTCTGGGACGTCGCCGCGCTCGCCCAGCGGGGTCCGACGATCCGGTGCGGCCAGAACATCGTCAACGACGTGGCCTTCGCCCGCCCGCGTGGCGGGGCCGGACTCCGGATGGTCACCGCCGGGCAGAACGGCACGCTCAGGCTCTGGGACCCCGACTCGGCCTCCGGCCACCTCGCCGAATTCGCCCCCGGGGACGGGGAGCTGAACGCCGTGACCGCCTTCCGGGGCCTCGGCGGGCGGGTGGTCCTCGCCGCCGCCGGGGCCACCGGCATCCACCTGTGGGACCCGGCCGCCGACCGGCTGCTCCTGCAGATCGTCACGGGCCACGCCGTCAGCGCCCTCCGCACGGCTCCGCAGCCGGAAGGGGACCCGTCCACCGTGCTCCTCGCGACCGGGGAGGCGGGAACCATGATCTTCCGTGTCCACCACGACCAGCTCCGGCCCGACCGTCCGTGA
- a CDS encoding RES domain-containing protein, which yields MTAVLDPDAVPPVELALPPDRGVWRLGKSTDPLKFNRIEPETIEGSSAGRFSLFTYGMLYCASEPAGCYAEALAHFRVQPKMRELLADEPVAAGRMKLGHLASSWRDTHILVRLKLAPDAQFLDVDADATREVLRRELRHEFEAWGIEGPLSEEHIHGRDRRVARQIAAWTVAQRNAEGHRLAQGIAYRSGYGGRRCWAVLSGTEYVEAERRPILAESVELKEVAREYGLTVR from the coding sequence ATGACCGCTGTCTTAGACCCAGACGCCGTTCCTCCGGTCGAGCTCGCGCTCCCTCCGGACCGGGGCGTCTGGCGGCTCGGGAAGTCGACCGATCCGCTGAAGTTCAACCGGATCGAACCCGAGACCATCGAGGGATCGTCGGCGGGCCGCTTCAGCCTCTTCACCTACGGCATGCTCTACTGCGCGTCCGAACCGGCCGGCTGCTACGCGGAGGCCCTGGCGCATTTCCGGGTCCAGCCGAAGATGCGCGAACTCCTCGCCGACGAGCCCGTGGCGGCCGGCCGGATGAAGCTCGGCCATCTCGCGTCCAGCTGGCGCGACACGCACATCCTCGTCCGGCTGAAGCTGGCGCCCGACGCCCAGTTCCTGGACGTCGACGCGGACGCCACCCGTGAGGTGCTCCGCAGGGAGCTGCGGCACGAGTTCGAGGCGTGGGGCATCGAAGGCCCGCTGAGCGAGGAGCACATCCACGGACGGGACCGCCGGGTCGCGCGGCAGATCGCCGCCTGGACCGTGGCCCAGCGCAACGCCGAGGGGCACCGGCTGGCCCAGGGCATCGCCTACCGGTCGGGATACGGCGGACGCCGCTGCTGGGCCGTCCTCAGCGGCACCGAGTACGTCGAGGCCGAACGCCGTCCGATCCTCGCCGAATCCGTCGAACTGAAGGAAGTGGCCCGGGAGTACGGCCTCACCGTCCGGTGA